The segment GCCGCTGGCCGCGCCCGCCATCGTGGCCGCGGCGACGCTCGTCTTCATCTTCTGCTTCACCTCCTTTGGGGTGATCATGATCCTGGCGCCGGGGCCGCAGTACGCCACCCTCGAGGTGGAGATCTACGCCCTCACCAGCCGGCTGAGGCTCGAGGGAGCGGCCGCCCTGGTCCTTGCTCAGCTCGCCGTCATCAGCCTCTTCACGCTTCTCTACACCCGGATGCAGGCGCGGCTGGCCGTGACGCTCGGCGGCGGGCGGCGGGCGCTCTCCCGGCCCACCGGCCCCTGGCGGCTCCTCCTGGCCCTCAACCTGCTCTTGGCGGGCGCACTGGTGCTCTCGCCGCTGTTGGCGCTCCTTTACCAGACCTTCTGGCTGGCGGGAGGACCGCTGCCCGGCCCGCGCGCCTTTGAGCACCTGGCCGAGGTAGGGGGCGCGCGCACCGTCCGCTTCGCCGGCGTCGAACAAGCCATATACAACTCCCTGCGCTTCGCCTTCTCGAGCATGCTGGTAGCGCTCGTCGTCGGCTTCGCCTTCGCCTACGCGGTGGCGCGTGGCGGCTGGCGCTGGCTCGACGGCTTGAGCCTGTTGCCCTTGGCGACGAGCGCGGTGACGCTCGGCTACGGCTATCTGCTTGCCTTTCCCCCGCTCCGGGCCACCGCCTGGGGCCTGGTCCTGGCGCACAGCCTGATCGCCTTTCCCTTCGTGGCGCGCAGCCTCCTGCCCGCCCTGCGCAGCCTGCCGCCCAACCTGATTCGCGCGGCGCAGTCTCTGGGCTCGAGCCCGCTCGCTACCCTGCGCCGGGTCGAGCTGCCGCTGCTGGTGCCGGCTCTGATCGCCGCCGCGAGCTTCGCCTTCGCCATCTCGATGGGCGA is part of the Deinococcota bacterium genome and harbors:
- a CDS encoding ABC transporter permease subunit; protein product: PLAAPAIVAAATLVFIFCFTSFGVIMILAPGPQYATLEVEIYALTSRLRLEGAAALVLAQLAVISLFTLLYTRMQARLAVTLGGGRRALSRPTGPWRLLLALNLLLAGALVLSPLLALLYQTFWLAGGPLPGPRAFEHLAEVGGARTVRFAGVEQAIYNSLRFAFSSMLVALVVGFAFAYAVARGGWRWLDGLSLLPLATSAVTLGYGYLLAFPPLRATAWGLVLAHSLIAFPFVARSLLPALRSLPPNLIRAAQSLGSSPLATLRRVELPLLVPALIAAASFAFAISMGEFGASLVLTRQEFATIPVAIFDRLGRPGMVNYGAALALSALLMGITGLVFVLLERFGQGEL